One stretch of Trichomycterus rosablanca isolate fTriRos1 chromosome 3, fTriRos1.hap1, whole genome shotgun sequence DNA includes these proteins:
- the hoxa2b gene encoding homeobox protein Hox-A2b: MNYEFERETGFINSQPSLAECLTSFPPVADAFQSSSIKSSTLSRSTLIPPPFEQTIPRLNPGSHPRHSRPKQNPNGVCPLPAASLPPEYPWMKEKKASKKNQTSTAVTSEPTPLYFSPQGSPELSDGGGGGTRRLRTAYTNTQLLELEKEFHFNKYLCRPRRVEIAALLDLTERQVKVWFQNRRMKHKRQTQCKENQQNSSPEEHAAHDKAFYEQTGANTVSGALLESESYAFQQNTTQNGHNGESLGSTVSPLNSNDKNLKHFSSPSPTVPMCATTMAVDGAAGQDNSSPSGLDGPMHDFHVFSADSCLHLSDAISPNVSETVDSPMSLGTDSFDFFSETLTTIDLQHLSY; this comes from the exons ATGAATTACGAATTCGAACGAGAGACGGGCTTTATCAATAGTCAGCCGTCGCTCGCTGAGTGCCTGACATCTTTTCCCCCTGTCGCTGATGCATTTCAAAGTTCATCAATCAAGAGCTCGACGCTTTCACGCTCGACACTGATTCCTCCTCCTTTCGAGCAGACCATTCCTAGACTCAATCCGGGAAGCCATCCTCGCCACAGCCGCCCCAAACAGAACCCGAACGGCGTGTGTCCGCTGCCCGCCGCTTCCTTACCCCCCGAATACCCGTGGATGAAGGAGAAAAAGGCTTCCAAGAAGAACCAAACCTCGACTGCAGTCACCAGTGAGCCTACACCACTCTACTTCTCCCCTCAAG GTTCGCCAGAACTTTCAGACGGCGGCGGCGGAGGAACACGCAGACTGAGGACGGCCTACACCAACACGCAGCTGCTGGAGCTGGAGAAGGAGTTCCACTTCAACAAGTACCTGTGCCGGCCGCGGCGGGTGGAGATCGCCGCGCTGCTGGACCTCACGGAGAGGCAAGTGAAAGTGTGGTTCCAGAACCGACGCATGAAACACAAGCGCCAGACGCAGTGCAAGGAGAACCAGCAGAACTCCAGCCCGGAGGAACACGCCGCCCACGACAAGGCTTTCTATGAGCAAACAGGCGCCAACACGGTTTCCGGGGCTTTATTGGAGAGCGAAAGTTACGCGTTCCAGCAGAACACTACGCAAAATGGACACAATGGAGAGTCGCTGGGCTCTACTGTTTCACCCCTAAACAGTAATGACAAAAATCTCAAACATTTTTCCAGCCCGTCACCCACTGTTCCCATGTGCGCCACCACAATGGCTGTTGACGGCGCAGCTGGACAGGACAATAGCTCTCCTTCGGGCCTGGACGGCCCCATGCACGACTTTCACGTTTTCTCTGCAGATTCCTGCCTGCATCTCTCGGATGCCATTTCTCCCAATGTATCCGAGACAGTGGACAGTCCCATGAGTTTAGGAACAGACTCGTTTGATTTCTTCTCAGAGACGCTGACGACTATCGACCTGCAACACTTAAGCTACTAA